The Polyodon spathula isolate WHYD16114869_AA chromosome 3, ASM1765450v1, whole genome shotgun sequence genome has a segment encoding these proteins:
- the LOC121308181 gene encoding melanocortin receptor 4-like, with protein MFLELVELVNNTVSFRNVSLTRVHSTDYTRMVEITTGFMIHKMNSTYHHGLILAYHTRNHTLGAYAGTNQSSEKDSSSSGCYEQLLVSTEVFLVLGIFSLLENILVIAAIIKNKNLHSPMYIFICSLAVADMLVSVLNAWETIVMALITGGHLTFHDNLIKNMDNVFDSMICSSLLASICSLLAIAIDRYITIFYALRYHNIMTVRRAMIIISSIWSFCIVSGILFIIYSKSTTVLICLISMFFTMLVLMTSLYVHMFMLARLHMKRIAVLPGNGTIHHGTNMKGAITLTILLGVFVVCWAPFFLHLILMISCPRNPYCVCFMSHFNMYLILIMCNSVIDPLIYAFRSQEMRKTFKEIMCCCSLPGMCVCELPTRY; from the coding sequence ATGTTTTTGGAGCTTGTTGAACTGGTAAACAACACAGTGTCTTTCAGGAATGTGAGCCTCACCAGAGTTCATTCAACTGATTATACTAGAATGGTCGAAATAACAACAGGGTTCATGATTCACAAAATGAACTCCACATATCACCACGGATTAATTCTAGCCTACCATACAAGGAACCACACTTTAGGTGCTTATGCAGGCACTAATCAGTCCAGTGAAAAAGACTCCTCCTCTTCAGGGTGTTATGAGCAGCTTTTGGTCTCAACTGAGGTGTTTCTGGTCCTTGGTATTTTCAgccttttagaaaacattttggtTATTGCTGCAATTATAAAGAACAAGAATCTACACTCTCCTATGTACATCTTCATCTGCAGTTTGGCAGTGGCTGACATGCTTGTAAGTGTGTTAAACGCCTGGGAAACTATAGTGATGGCCTTGATCACCGGTGGGCACCTGACATTCCACGACAACTTGATCAAAAACATGGACAATGTGTTTGATTCTATGATTTGCAGCTCATTGCTGGCTTCAATTTGCAGTCTGCTGGCCATTGCAATAGACAGATACATCACTATCTTCTATGCCCTCCGGTACCATAACATCATGACTGTaagaagggctatgattattatTTCAAGTATCTGGTCTTTTTGTATAGTGTCTGGTATCCTGTTTATAATTTACTCTAAAAGTACCACTGTCCTAATTTGTCTTATTTCCATGTTCTTCACTATGCTTGTACTCATGACCTCTCTCTATGTCCATATGTTCATGCTGGCTCGGCTGCACATGAAAAGAATCGCAGTCCTTCCAGGGAATGGCACAATCCACCATGGTACCAATATGAAAGGAGCCATCACCTTAACCATCTTGCTTGGTGTCTTTGTGGTATGCTGGGCACCATTCTTTCTCCACCTCATCCTTATGATCTCCTGCCCTAGAAACCCTTACTGTGTCTGTTTCATGTCTCATTTCAACATGTATCTCATTCTCATAATGTGTAACTCAGTGATCGATCCATTAATCTATGCATTCCGTAGCCAGGAGATGCGCAAGACCTTTAAAGAAATAATGTGCTGTTGCAGCTTGccaggaatgtgtgtgtgtgaactgccCACCCGCTACTAA